A window from Rhea pennata isolate bPtePen1 chromosome 1, bPtePen1.pri, whole genome shotgun sequence encodes these proteins:
- the TMSB4X gene encoding thymosin beta-4 yields MSDKPDMAEIEKFDKSKLKKTETQEKNPLPSKETIEQEKQAGES; encoded by the exons ATGTCCGACAAACCAGACATGGCCGAAATTGAGAAATTTGACAAGTCGAAATTGAAGAAGACAGAGACGCAAGAGAAAAACCCGCTGCCTTCAAAAGAAA CAATCgaacaggagaagcaagcgGGTGAATCGTAA